From Vibrio crassostreae, one genomic window encodes:
- the ubiG gene encoding bifunctional 2-polyprenyl-6-hydroxyphenol methylase/3-demethylubiquinol 3-O-methyltransferase UbiG has translation MDALFNLEMPIMTKSQNVDPAEIKKFEDMASRWWDLEGEFKPLHQINPLRLNYVLEKTEGLFGKKVLDVGCGGGILAESMAVEGAIVTGLDMGKEPLEVARLHALETGTKLDYIQSTIEDHADQNPQTYDAVTCMEMLEHVPDPQSVITACSKLVKPGGHVFFSTLNRNFKSYLFAIVGAEKLLKIVPEGTHEHEKFIRPAELIKMVDNTPLQELGITGLHYNPLTDTYRLGTNVDVNYIVHTQNFG, from the coding sequence ATGGATGCATTATTTAACTTGGAAATGCCGATTATGACTAAATCACAGAACGTAGACCCAGCAGAAATAAAGAAATTCGAAGACATGGCGTCACGCTGGTGGGATCTAGAAGGCGAATTTAAGCCGCTACATCAAATCAACCCACTGCGCCTAAATTACGTGTTAGAGAAGACGGAAGGCCTGTTTGGCAAGAAAGTCCTCGATGTTGGCTGCGGCGGCGGTATTCTTGCAGAAAGCATGGCGGTTGAAGGTGCGATAGTGACTGGCCTAGACATGGGTAAAGAGCCGCTAGAAGTAGCGCGCCTTCACGCATTGGAAACTGGCACCAAGCTCGATTACATCCAGAGCACTATCGAAGACCACGCAGACCAGAACCCACAGACGTACGATGCGGTAACGTGCATGGAAATGCTTGAACACGTTCCTGATCCGCAATCTGTTATCACTGCCTGTTCGAAATTGGTGAAACCGGGCGGCCACGTGTTCTTTTCTACATTGAACCGTAACTTCAAATCTTACTTGTTTGCGATTGTTGGTGCAGAGAAGCTATTGAAGATTGTTCCTGAAGGCACTCATGAACACGAGAAATTCATTCGCCCTGCTGAACTTATCAAGATGGTTGATAACACGCCGCTGCAAGAATTAGGGATTACAGGACTGCACTACAACCCTCTTACGGACACTTACCGTTTAGGCACAAATGTAGACGTAAACTACATCGTCCACACGCAAAACTTCGGCTAA